A stretch of Lutra lutra chromosome 9, mLutLut1.2, whole genome shotgun sequence DNA encodes these proteins:
- the CYRIA gene encoding CYFIP-related Rac1 interactor A, with translation MGNLLKVLTREIENYPHFFLDFENAQPTEGEREIWNQISAVLQDSESILADLQAYKGAGPEIRDAIQNPNDIQLQEKAWNAVCPLVVRLKRFYEFSIRLEKALQSLLESLTCPPYTPTQHLEREQALAKEFAEILHFTLRFDELKMRNPAIQNDFSYYRRTISRNRINNMHLDIENEVNNEMANRMSLFYAEATPMLKTLSNATMHFVSENKTLPIENTTDCLSTMTSVCKVMLETPEYRSRFTSDETLMFCMRVMVGVIILYDHVHPVGAFCKTSKIDMKGCIKVLKEQAPDSVEGLLNALRFTTKHLNDESTSKQIRAMLQ, from the exons ATGCCCAGcccacagaaggagagagggaaatatgGAACCAGATCAGCGCGGTCCTCCAGGATTCGGAGAGCATCCTCGCAGACCTGCAGGCTTACAAGGGCGCGGGGCCTGAGATCCGAGAT GCGATTCAGAATCCCAATGACATTCAGCTTCAAGAAAAAGCTTGGAATGCAGTATGTCCTCTGGTTGTGAGGCTAAAGagattttatgaattttccaTAAGGCTAG AGAAAGCTCTTCAGAGTTTGTTAGAGTCTCTGACCTGTCCACCCTACACGCCAACCCAGCACCTGGAACGGGAGCAGGCCCTTGCGAAGGAGTTCGcagaaattcttcattttaccCTGCGATTTGATGAGCTGAAG ATGAGGAACCCAGCCATTCAGAATGACTTCAGCTACTACAGAAGGACGATAAGTCGCAACCGCATCAACAACATGCAT CTAGACATTGAGAATGAAGTCAATAATGAGATGGCCAATCGAATGTCCCTCTTCTATGCAGAAGCCACACCAATGCTAAAAACTCTTAGCAATGCCACCATGCACTTTGTCTCCGAA AACAAAACCCTGCCAATAGAGAACACGACAGACTGCCTCAGCACGATGACAAGTGTCTGTAAAGTCATGCTGGAAACACC GGAATATAGAAGTAGGTTCACCAGCGACGAGACACTGATGTTCTGCATGAGGGTCATGGTGGGGGTTATCATTCTGTACGACCACGTCCACCCCGTGGGAGCTTTCTGCAAGACATCCAAGATCGAT ATGAAAGGCTGCATAAAGGTTTTAAAGGAACAGGCCCCGGACAGCGTGGAGGGGCTGCTGAATGCCCTCAG GTTCACTACCAAGCACTTGAATGATGAATCAACTTCCAAACAGATTCGAGCAATGCTTCAGTAG